The proteins below come from a single Micromonospora citrea genomic window:
- the cydC gene encoding thiol reductant ABC exporter subunit CydC — translation MVATDRASDALPTAPPSAGAAGSPPGGPRPGALRRLLPAVTGHSDAFRATLAANLVGQLATVGAAALGAWLVGRAVTGGPTPVGTAAAALGGLVAVIAAVTWWEMLVSHDLAYRVLADLRLRVYDAITRLVPGRLAGRRSGDLATVALSDVETLEWLFAHTIAQLITAAVVLAAGTALAASVDPWLPAVVLPLAGLVAVAPWLLRRAADRHGARIRDTTAGLAADVVDTVQGLRELTVFGALERRRADLAARTRQLGRAQRANAARAGLETALVDTLLAVAGVAALLVVVDGVRRARVDPALGPVAVVLAGTVLGPAAQVALLLKQAGTLRAAAGRIDALLGAPAAVTAPTRPVPAPTGGGEVVFDDVHFGYLPGRPVLRGVSLTVRPGETVALVGASGVGKSTCAHLLLRFADPTAGRITVGGVDLRDLADAELRRTVTVVPQDVHLFPGSIADNIRLGRPDATDADVRLAADAAQVSAFASGLPDGLDTPVGERGATLSGGQRARVAVARALLTGAPVLVLDEAVANLDARTERDLSRALAATGSGRATLVIAHRLSTIVRADRVVVLDSGRVVADGSFDSLREREPLAGLLADQPARHRQGPPRR, via the coding sequence ATGGTCGCCACGGACCGCGCGTCCGACGCGCTCCCGACCGCCCCGCCGTCCGCCGGCGCCGCCGGGTCACCGCCCGGCGGTCCGCGACCCGGCGCCCTGCGGCGGCTGCTGCCGGCGGTCACCGGGCACTCCGACGCGTTCCGGGCGACCCTGGCGGCGAACCTCGTCGGGCAGCTCGCCACCGTCGGCGCGGCGGCGCTCGGCGCCTGGCTGGTCGGGCGGGCCGTGACCGGCGGCCCCACGCCGGTCGGGACGGCCGCGGCGGCGCTCGGCGGCCTGGTCGCGGTGATCGCCGCGGTCACCTGGTGGGAGATGCTGGTCTCGCACGACCTGGCCTACCGGGTCCTGGCCGACCTGCGGCTGCGGGTCTACGACGCGATCACCCGGCTGGTCCCCGGTCGGCTCGCCGGCCGCCGCTCCGGTGACCTCGCCACCGTCGCGCTGTCCGACGTGGAGACCCTGGAGTGGCTCTTCGCGCACACGATCGCGCAGCTGATCACCGCCGCCGTCGTCCTGGCCGCCGGCACGGCACTCGCGGCGTCGGTCGACCCGTGGCTGCCCGCCGTGGTGCTGCCGCTGGCCGGGCTGGTCGCGGTGGCGCCCTGGCTGCTGCGTCGCGCCGCCGATCGGCACGGCGCCCGCATCCGGGACACGACGGCGGGGCTGGCGGCCGACGTGGTCGACACGGTGCAGGGCCTGCGGGAGCTGACGGTCTTCGGGGCGCTGGAGCGGCGGCGCGCCGACCTGGCCGCCCGGACCCGTCAGCTCGGCCGGGCGCAGCGGGCGAACGCCGCCCGGGCGGGCCTGGAGACGGCGCTTGTCGACACGCTGCTGGCCGTGGCCGGCGTCGCCGCGCTGCTGGTCGTCGTCGACGGCGTCCGCCGCGCACGCGTGGACCCCGCGCTGGGACCGGTCGCGGTCGTCCTCGCCGGCACCGTTCTCGGGCCCGCCGCCCAGGTCGCGCTGTTGCTGAAGCAGGCAGGCACCCTACGTGCCGCCGCCGGCCGGATCGACGCGCTGCTGGGCGCGCCGGCGGCGGTAACCGCCCCGACCCGCCCCGTGCCCGCCCCCACCGGCGGCGGCGAGGTGGTCTTCGACGACGTGCACTTCGGCTACCTGCCGGGTCGGCCCGTGCTGCGGGGCGTCTCGCTGACCGTGCGGCCCGGCGAGACGGTCGCCCTGGTGGGCGCCTCCGGGGTCGGCAAGTCCACCTGCGCGCACCTGCTGTTGCGCTTCGCGGACCCGACCGCCGGGCGGATCACTGTCGGGGGCGTCGACCTGCGGGATCTCGCCGACGCCGAGCTGAGGCGCACCGTCACGGTCGTCCCGCAGGACGTGCACCTCTTCCCCGGGTCGATCGCCGACAACATCCGCCTGGGCCGGCCCGACGCCACCGACGCCGACGTCCGGCTCGCCGCCGACGCCGCGCAGGTCAGCGCGTTCGCCAGCGGGCTGCCGGACGGGCTGGACACCCCGGTCGGGGAGCGGGGCGCGACGCTGTCCGGCGGGCAGCGGGCCCGGGTCGCGGTCGCCCGGGCGCTGCTCACCGGCGCGCCCGTGCTCGTCCTCGACGAGGCCGTCGCCAACCTCGACGCCCGCACCGAGCGCGACCTGAGCCGGGCCCTGGCCGCCACCGGGTCGGGCCGGGCGACCCTGGTTATCGCCCACCGGCTCTCCACCATCGTGCGCGCCGACCGGGTGGTGGTGCTCGACTCCGGCCGCGTCGTCGCCGACGGCTCCTTCGACAGCCTGCGCGAGCGCGAACCGCTGGCGGGCCTGCTGGCCGACCAGCCCGCACGGCACCGGCAGGGACCGCCCCGCCGCTGA